The Nitrogeniibacter aestuarii genome has a window encoding:
- a CDS encoding class I SAM-dependent methyltransferase, with amino-acid sequence MHNDGDHAYRIKRKLVEAFEKVVGLRSVPLRHDGRVDHKWHQDFILHMASVVRPERYLEVGIFRCGLFNQMIPFAGKLTGVDIAEEAGASMNRTSKTRFICSKSVDCALELKAKGETFDMIFIDADHSEQAVDADFSHYFELLTPHGIMMLHDTHPIDTAATSQERCGDGYLAIDRLSRQTDAFEMMTIPVHPGLTICRRRTTQLSWQEA; translated from the coding sequence ATGCATAACGATGGTGATCACGCTTACCGGATTAAGCGTAAACTTGTCGAAGCGTTCGAAAAAGTCGTCGGCTTGCGATCCGTACCCTTGCGACATGACGGGCGTGTGGATCACAAGTGGCATCAGGATTTCATCCTACACATGGCAAGTGTGGTGCGTCCCGAGCGTTACCTTGAAGTCGGCATTTTTCGGTGCGGGCTTTTCAACCAGATGATTCCGTTTGCCGGTAAATTGACGGGCGTCGACATTGCCGAAGAGGCAGGCGCTTCAATGAATCGCACCAGCAAAACGCGATTCATATGCTCGAAGTCGGTCGATTGCGCACTTGAACTCAAAGCGAAGGGCGAAACCTTCGATATGATCTTCATTGATGCCGACCATTCCGAACAGGCAGTCGATGCCGATTTCTCTCACTATTTCGAACTGCTGACGCCGCACGGAATCATGATGCTTCATGACACGCACCCGATCGATACGGCAGCGACCTCTCAAGAGCGGTGCGGCGACGGGTATCTTGCGATTGATCGGTTGTCAAGGCAGACGGACGCGTTCGAAATGATGACGATCCCGGTGCACCCGGGTCTGACGATCTGTCGTCGTCGAACCACTCAATTGTCGTGGCAGGAGGCGTGA
- a CDS encoding sugar nucleotide-binding protein, with amino-acid sequence MNKKIMVLGGSGMLGASLTKWFARVEDVDTTVTTRTGAIPEGLERFSRDVVWSVLDADSASIDSVARLIEGYDLVINAVGRIKQRIREGSLSDKEDTLRANSLFPLTLAQAAERSGTRVVQIATDCVYSGEKGAYVETDRHDATDLYGLSKSLGEVTSPHTINLRCSIVGFELASSFSLLNWFLHQERGATIRGFTNHWWNGVTAMHFARLCEGVMRSPACAGFDTHVVPADSVTKHDLLCAFARAFDREDITIIPMEADCAVDRRLATNRPSVNDSLWRAAGFELAPTIEQMVLELSEYA; translated from the coding sequence ATGAATAAGAAAATTATGGTGTTGGGAGGCAGTGGAATGCTGGGTGCCTCCCTCACGAAATGGTTTGCCAGGGTCGAAGATGTTGACACAACAGTCACGACGCGCACCGGCGCAATTCCCGAGGGCCTTGAGCGTTTCAGTCGCGATGTGGTGTGGAGCGTTCTCGACGCAGACTCGGCATCGATCGATTCGGTTGCCCGGCTGATCGAAGGCTATGATCTCGTCATCAACGCGGTCGGGCGAATCAAGCAACGTATTCGCGAAGGATCTCTTTCAGACAAGGAAGATACACTCCGGGCAAATTCCTTGTTCCCGCTCACCTTGGCTCAGGCAGCCGAACGAAGCGGAACACGCGTCGTTCAGATTGCAACCGATTGCGTCTATTCGGGTGAAAAAGGTGCTTACGTCGAGACGGACAGGCACGATGCGACTGATTTGTACGGTTTGAGCAAGAGCCTGGGTGAGGTCACCAGTCCGCACACCATCAATCTGCGGTGCTCCATCGTCGGGTTCGAACTGGCAAGTTCGTTCTCGCTGCTCAATTGGTTTCTTCACCAAGAGCGTGGCGCCACGATTCGCGGATTCACCAATCACTGGTGGAACGGCGTCACCGCGATGCATTTCGCGCGCCTGTGTGAAGGAGTGATGCGCAGCCCTGCTTGTGCCGGATTCGATACTCACGTTGTGCCAGCCGATTCAGTCACCAAGCACGATTTACTGTGCGCTTTCGCGCGCGCTTTCGACCGCGAAGACATCACGATTATCCCCATGGAAGCTGACTGCGCCGTAGACCGGCGCCTCGCTACGAATCGCCCCAGTGTGAATGATTCCCTCTGGCGCGCAGCTGGTTTCGAGCTCGCTCCCACGATTGAGCAAATGGTTTTGGAGTTGTCAGAATATGCATAA